One window from the genome of Magnolia sinica isolate HGM2019 chromosome 4, MsV1, whole genome shotgun sequence encodes:
- the LOC131243065 gene encoding uncharacterized protein LOC131243065 isoform X6, which yields MDLSPKVQVKVPVKEVHIWKCSTSVKDECIYDFDTPQKASGGKDSLEAEASKNGSFVRGAQNGVARSPSQTMLNQTMPVMPMATLVLFTTVWDSLGLTYDVSFELS from the exons ATGGATTTGTCTCCCAAAG TGCAAGTGAAGGTTCCAGTGAAGGAAGTGCATATATGGAAGTGTTCAACTTCAGTAAAAGATGAGTGCATATATGACTTT GACACACCACAGAAGGCAAGCGGTGGGAAAGATTCTTTGGAAG CTGAGGCGTCTAAGAATGGGAGTTTCGTCCGTGGTGCTCAGAATGGTGTGGCTCGCAGTCCATCACAAACAATGTTGAATCAAACAATGCCTGTCATGCCAATGGCAACACTTGT GCTCTTCACTACAGTCTGGGATTCTTTAGGATTAACATATGATGTATCCTTTGAGCTAAGCTAG
- the LOC131243065 gene encoding bZIP transcription factor 1-A-like isoform X1 produces MPSPNGNTEASGMEMDGKSSEGKEKGPMKRSKGSLGSLNMLMGKDNSEPVVIVQVKVPVKEVHIWKCSTSVKDECIYDFDTPQKASGGKDSLEAEASKNGSFVRGAQNGVARSPSQTMLNQTMPVMPMATLVLFTTVWDSLGLTYDVSFELS; encoded by the exons ATGCCTTCACCAAATGGCAACACCGAGGCTTCT GGCATGGAAATGGATGGTAAGTCATCTGAAGGTAAGGAAAAGGGACCCATGAAGAGATCAAAAGGAAGTTTAGGCAGCTTGAATATGCTTATGGGTAAGGATAATAGTGAGCCGG TGGTGATAGTGCAAGTGAAGGTTCCAGTGAAGGAAGTGCATATATGGAAGTGTTCAACTTCAGTAAAAGATGAGTGCATATATGACTTT GACACACCACAGAAGGCAAGCGGTGGGAAAGATTCTTTGGAAG CTGAGGCGTCTAAGAATGGGAGTTTCGTCCGTGGTGCTCAGAATGGTGTGGCTCGCAGTCCATCACAAACAATGTTGAATCAAACAATGCCTGTCATGCCAATGGCAACACTTGT GCTCTTCACTACAGTCTGGGATTCTTTAGGATTAACATATGATGTATCCTTTGAGCTAAGCTAG
- the LOC131243065 gene encoding bZIP transcription factor 1-A-like isoform X3 translates to MEMDGKSSEGKEKGPMKRSKGSLGSLNMLMGKDNSEPVVIVQVKVPVKEVHIWKCSTSVKDECIYDFDTPQKASGGKDSLEAEASKNGSFVRGAQNGVARSPSQTMLNQTMPVMPMATLVLFTTVWDSLGLTYDVSFELS, encoded by the exons ATGGAAATGGATGGTAAGTCATCTGAAGGTAAGGAAAAGGGACCCATGAAGAGATCAAAAGGAAGTTTAGGCAGCTTGAATATGCTTATGGGTAAGGATAATAGTGAGCCGG TGGTGATAGTGCAAGTGAAGGTTCCAGTGAAGGAAGTGCATATATGGAAGTGTTCAACTTCAGTAAAAGATGAGTGCATATATGACTTT GACACACCACAGAAGGCAAGCGGTGGGAAAGATTCTTTGGAAG CTGAGGCGTCTAAGAATGGGAGTTTCGTCCGTGGTGCTCAGAATGGTGTGGCTCGCAGTCCATCACAAACAATGTTGAATCAAACAATGCCTGTCATGCCAATGGCAACACTTGT GCTCTTCACTACAGTCTGGGATTCTTTAGGATTAACATATGATGTATCCTTTGAGCTAAGCTAG
- the LOC131243065 gene encoding uncharacterized protein LOC131243065 isoform X5 codes for MDLSPKVVIVQVKVPVKEVHIWKCSTSVKDECIYDFDTPQKASGGKDSLEAEASKNGSFVRGAQNGVARSPSQTMLNQTMPVMPMATLVLFTTVWDSLGLTYDVSFELS; via the exons ATGGATTTGTCTCCCAAAG TGGTGATAGTGCAAGTGAAGGTTCCAGTGAAGGAAGTGCATATATGGAAGTGTTCAACTTCAGTAAAAGATGAGTGCATATATGACTTT GACACACCACAGAAGGCAAGCGGTGGGAAAGATTCTTTGGAAG CTGAGGCGTCTAAGAATGGGAGTTTCGTCCGTGGTGCTCAGAATGGTGTGGCTCGCAGTCCATCACAAACAATGTTGAATCAAACAATGCCTGTCATGCCAATGGCAACACTTGT GCTCTTCACTACAGTCTGGGATTCTTTAGGATTAACATATGATGTATCCTTTGAGCTAAGCTAG
- the LOC131243065 gene encoding bZIP transcription factor 1-D-like isoform X4, which produces MEMDGKSSEGKEKGPMKRSKGSLGSLNMLMGKDNSEPVQVKVPVKEVHIWKCSTSVKDECIYDFDTPQKASGGKDSLEAEASKNGSFVRGAQNGVARSPSQTMLNQTMPVMPMATLVLFTTVWDSLGLTYDVSFELS; this is translated from the exons ATGGAAATGGATGGTAAGTCATCTGAAGGTAAGGAAAAGGGACCCATGAAGAGATCAAAAGGAAGTTTAGGCAGCTTGAATATGCTTATGGGTAAGGATAATAGTGAGCCGG TGCAAGTGAAGGTTCCAGTGAAGGAAGTGCATATATGGAAGTGTTCAACTTCAGTAAAAGATGAGTGCATATATGACTTT GACACACCACAGAAGGCAAGCGGTGGGAAAGATTCTTTGGAAG CTGAGGCGTCTAAGAATGGGAGTTTCGTCCGTGGTGCTCAGAATGGTGTGGCTCGCAGTCCATCACAAACAATGTTGAATCAAACAATGCCTGTCATGCCAATGGCAACACTTGT GCTCTTCACTACAGTCTGGGATTCTTTAGGATTAACATATGATGTATCCTTTGAGCTAAGCTAG
- the LOC131244477 gene encoding uncharacterized protein LOC131244477 codes for MTPFTFSIKLVVVASRKEHINLEQWLNENLSTYKDTFFEDCLKFLKEIPSAATNDASDNPFQHSNSIMNLYLETSSTLLKVLQAHSGQLISHQLSEELRGLQASSMHVNPRLQNGGATDSSTHDASYLIIHWPLQINRK; via the exons atgactccatttacaTTCAGCATCAAACTGGTTGTAGTTGCTTCTCGTAAGGAACACATAAATCTGGAGCAATGGTTGAACGAAAATCTGAGCACATACAAGGATACTTTTTTCGAG gattgcctcaagttcttaaaagaaatacCTTCTGCAGCAACAAATGATGCATCTGACAATCCTTTCCAACATTCCAACTCTATCATGAATCTTTATCTAGAGACAAGTTCTACTCTTTTGAag GTCCTTCAAGCCCATTCTGGCCAGCTCATCTCCCACCAACTTTCTGAGGAATTGAGAGGGTTGCAGGCATCATCTATGCATGTTAATCCAAGACTGCAAAATGGTGGAGCTACAGATTCATCAACACATGATGCATCATATCTGATTATTCACTGGCCTCTTCAGATcaacagaaaataa
- the LOC131243065 gene encoding bZIP transcription factor 1-D-like isoform X2: MPSPNGNTEASGMEMDGKSSEGKEKGPMKRSKGSLGSLNMLMGKDNSEPVQVKVPVKEVHIWKCSTSVKDECIYDFDTPQKASGGKDSLEAEASKNGSFVRGAQNGVARSPSQTMLNQTMPVMPMATLVLFTTVWDSLGLTYDVSFELS; encoded by the exons ATGCCTTCACCAAATGGCAACACCGAGGCTTCT GGCATGGAAATGGATGGTAAGTCATCTGAAGGTAAGGAAAAGGGACCCATGAAGAGATCAAAAGGAAGTTTAGGCAGCTTGAATATGCTTATGGGTAAGGATAATAGTGAGCCGG TGCAAGTGAAGGTTCCAGTGAAGGAAGTGCATATATGGAAGTGTTCAACTTCAGTAAAAGATGAGTGCATATATGACTTT GACACACCACAGAAGGCAAGCGGTGGGAAAGATTCTTTGGAAG CTGAGGCGTCTAAGAATGGGAGTTTCGTCCGTGGTGCTCAGAATGGTGTGGCTCGCAGTCCATCACAAACAATGTTGAATCAAACAATGCCTGTCATGCCAATGGCAACACTTGT GCTCTTCACTACAGTCTGGGATTCTTTAGGATTAACATATGATGTATCCTTTGAGCTAAGCTAG